A region of Granulicella aggregans DNA encodes the following proteins:
- a CDS encoding TonB-dependent receptor, with translation MDQNNSRSPLPAFSVSASQSFLRTNIRRVWPILVALTPIVCLPVVTPLMTQRAEAQTFAAAITGTVVDQTGAAIPGAKVEIRNLGTSEVRTLTSDASGLFTASQLAPGQYSLSVTAEGFKAFVTSNITLEGSQRAEFNAKMELGASSTSVQVNASDVSLDTQTANREVTLDAQKIEDLPTSYRNPLYLVHSTAGVVAVRTGLGAYTTDQNQNRFAMNGGRDESSSILVDGASIVAPDLGGAIATPNQDATLEVQIQRTAYDAEFTHTDGGVVSLVTKSGTNELHGSAFEYFRNDHLDANSWDNNNQGIARPLFQRNQFGGSIGGPILKNKLFIFGAYEGLRQGQPGTAVYTVPTALERTGDFSQSVYADGTPVKIYNPFNVVNGERQQFANNIIPTSMLDKVGLAAAALYPLPNVTGQVGGGNNFAATAKVVSNYDKFDIRGDYIINQKNTMFGRITKAWQLNSAAAFFKNPGDSWGGGGENDFRYEIILGETWTPSASWVVNSIVSYGKWTENDYSSSFGHSATELGLPAATVAMFQANAYPEFNIDNYQQIGLSSDNVTPHETDGLQFNISHELSRHSLKFGFLGEIQRLYPASLSSPNFNFGSGLTAGPTPVTQGQDSGNSIASLLLGTGYSGDVAYTTKLDLQQLNFGWYVQDTWRATNRLTVTAGIRHDIQNARTERFNRINNFDPTAVSPIAGVTGLPLTGGLVFATSGNRGLWDAQHTNFDPRISFAYKLTDKLVARAGYGIFNPSVYAESGDAPRSSDGFSSDTSWNSTVGGAGITPLNVVSNPFPDGLVAPTGNTLGLSTLLGQQVHAGLRRHPTPYAQVYSADLQYQVGPNGVIEVGYSGSQGRQLLLGSFSDLNQLPSNYLALGENALNTPVANPFAGVITSGDLSGATIPYWRTLVKYPQFTSVQRLADTPGASSTFNALAVKYNQHFSFGLNALITYQWSKALDNTSENNYWEVGDAIRDVYNLKLDRSISAHDIPQAFVGTIGWDLPFGHGKKYASNMGTLTDAFLGGWKLETIVRLNDGLPLNLTQNNVGYNYAVTRPNITSMAALKQGKRSVNRWFNTDAVTDSSSRTYNADGTVADIFPTIGNAPRYLSNERYVITRDADMALEKTFPLYRESNLQFRAEGYNVSNTPVYAAPDTNRNDSSFGVVTGTKSVGPRTLQLGVRLSF, from the coding sequence GTCTGCCGGTTGTCACGCCGCTGATGACTCAGCGTGCGGAGGCGCAGACGTTTGCCGCCGCCATCACCGGAACTGTGGTCGACCAGACTGGCGCGGCGATCCCCGGCGCTAAGGTCGAGATTCGGAACCTGGGGACCAGCGAAGTTCGGACTCTGACGTCTGATGCAAGCGGGCTATTCACCGCAAGCCAATTGGCACCCGGCCAGTACAGCCTGTCCGTCACCGCAGAGGGCTTTAAGGCGTTCGTGACGAGCAACATCACTCTCGAGGGAAGCCAGCGCGCTGAGTTCAACGCTAAGATGGAGCTTGGAGCGTCTTCGACCAGCGTCCAGGTAAACGCCTCCGACGTCTCGCTGGATACGCAGACGGCGAATCGCGAGGTCACGCTCGACGCGCAGAAGATTGAAGATCTGCCTACGAGCTACCGCAATCCGCTTTATCTGGTTCACAGCACGGCTGGTGTGGTTGCCGTACGTACCGGTCTGGGTGCATACACGACCGACCAGAACCAGAACCGCTTCGCAATGAACGGCGGCCGCGACGAGTCTTCGTCGATCCTCGTCGACGGTGCGTCGATCGTCGCGCCTGACCTCGGCGGCGCGATTGCTACCCCGAACCAGGACGCTACCCTCGAAGTCCAGATTCAGCGCACAGCGTACGACGCGGAGTTCACACACACCGATGGTGGCGTGGTCAGCCTCGTGACCAAGAGCGGAACCAACGAGCTTCATGGCTCTGCCTTTGAATACTTTCGCAACGACCACCTTGACGCCAATAGTTGGGACAACAACAACCAAGGCATCGCTCGCCCGCTCTTTCAGCGGAACCAGTTTGGCGGCAGCATCGGCGGACCAATCCTGAAGAACAAGCTCTTCATCTTCGGGGCGTATGAGGGACTTCGCCAGGGGCAGCCGGGAACTGCGGTCTACACCGTTCCGACGGCGCTTGAGCGTACTGGCGACTTCTCGCAAAGCGTCTACGCGGACGGAACTCCGGTCAAGATCTACAACCCCTTCAATGTCGTGAACGGCGAGCGGCAGCAGTTTGCGAATAACATCATCCCGACCTCAATGCTGGATAAGGTTGGACTCGCGGCTGCGGCACTGTATCCGCTGCCCAACGTCACAGGCCAGGTGGGCGGAGGCAACAACTTTGCGGCGACGGCCAAGGTCGTCTCCAACTACGACAAGTTCGACATCCGCGGCGACTACATCATTAACCAGAAGAACACGATGTTCGGTCGTATCACCAAGGCCTGGCAGTTGAACTCCGCCGCCGCGTTCTTCAAGAATCCGGGTGATAGCTGGGGCGGTGGCGGTGAGAACGACTTCCGTTACGAGATCATCCTCGGCGAAACCTGGACGCCTTCAGCTTCGTGGGTGGTCAACTCGATCGTCAGCTATGGCAAGTGGACGGAGAATGACTACTCGTCCAGCTTCGGGCACTCGGCGACGGAGCTTGGTTTGCCTGCAGCTACCGTAGCGATGTTCCAGGCGAATGCCTATCCCGAGTTCAACATCGACAACTATCAGCAGATCGGTTTGAGCTCGGACAACGTTACACCGCATGAGACGGACGGGCTGCAGTTCAACATCTCGCATGAGCTTTCGCGCCACAGCTTGAAGTTCGGCTTCCTGGGAGAGATTCAGCGTCTCTATCCTGCTAGCCTCTCTTCACCGAACTTCAACTTCGGCAGCGGATTGACCGCCGGTCCGACGCCTGTCACCCAGGGTCAGGACAGCGGTAACTCGATCGCGTCGCTGCTGCTTGGTACCGGCTACAGCGGAGACGTCGCGTACACGACGAAGCTCGATCTGCAGCAGTTGAACTTTGGCTGGTATGTTCAGGACACCTGGCGCGCCACAAACCGCCTGACTGTTACTGCCGGTATCCGTCACGATATCCAGAACGCCCGCACTGAGCGCTTCAACCGTATTAATAACTTCGACCCTACGGCCGTAAGCCCGATCGCTGGGGTCACCGGACTTCCGCTCACCGGCGGTCTGGTCTTCGCTACCTCCGGCAACCGCGGTCTCTGGGACGCGCAACACACGAACTTCGATCCCCGCATCTCGTTCGCCTATAAGTTGACGGACAAGCTGGTAGCGCGTGCCGGATACGGTATCTTCAACCCCAGCGTCTACGCCGAGAGCGGTGACGCACCGAGAAGCTCCGATGGCTTCTCCAGCGACACCTCCTGGAATTCCACCGTCGGCGGCGCTGGAATCACGCCTCTCAACGTGGTGAGCAATCCATTCCCCGATGGCCTTGTCGCTCCGACCGGCAACACCCTCGGCCTCTCAACGTTGCTCGGCCAGCAGGTACATGCTGGTCTGCGCAGACACCCGACACCGTACGCACAGGTTTACAGTGCGGACTTGCAGTACCAGGTCGGTCCCAATGGTGTGATTGAAGTTGGATACTCCGGCAGTCAGGGACGGCAACTGCTTCTCGGCTCGTTCTCTGACCTCAACCAGCTTCCTTCGAACTATCTGGCGCTGGGCGAGAACGCGCTCAATACCCCGGTCGCGAATCCTTTCGCCGGCGTTATCACCAGTGGTGATCTTTCGGGAGCAACCATCCCGTACTGGAGGACGCTGGTCAAGTATCCACAGTTCACCAGCGTGCAGCGGCTCGCTGATACCCCGGGTGCCAGCTCAACCTTCAACGCTCTCGCAGTCAAGTACAACCAGCACTTCTCATTCGGATTGAACGCACTCATCACCTACCAGTGGTCGAAGGCGCTCGACAATACGTCGGAGAACAACTATTGGGAAGTTGGCGATGCCATCCGTGACGTTTACAACCTCAAGCTGGATCGCTCCATCAGTGCGCATGACATCCCTCAGGCGTTTGTTGGCACCATCGGCTGGGACCTTCCCTTCGGTCACGGCAAGAAGTACGCCAGCAACATGGGGACGCTGACGGATGCGTTCCTTGGAGGATGGAAGTTGGAAACTATCGTTCGTCTGAACGATGGCTTGCCGCTGAACCTGACGCAAAATAATGTGGGCTACAACTACGCCGTGACCCGGCCCAATATCACTTCGATGGCGGCGCTAAAGCAGGGCAAGCGCTCGGTCAACAGGTGGTTCAACACGGATGCAGTGACCGATTCCAGTTCGCGCACCTATAACGCTGACGGCACGGTAGCGGACATCTTCCCGACCATCGGAAACGCACCGCGCTATCTCTCAAACGAGCGCTATGTCATTACCCGCGACGCGGATATGGCTCTCGAGAAGACCTTTCCGCTCTACCGCGAGTCGAACCTCCAGTTCCGTGCCGAGGGCTATAACGTCTCCAACACTCCGGTTTACGCCGCACCGGATACCAATAGGAATGATTCGTCGTTCGGCGTGGTCACTGGCACCAAGAGCGTCGGCCCGCGCACGCTCCAGTTGGGCGTACGCCTGTCGTTCTAA